In Arthrobacter sp. B3I9, the following are encoded in one genomic region:
- a CDS encoding DUF4166 domain-containing protein has protein sequence MSTPIYQLALGDAFTRLQPQLQEYFSLAPGYGRFGVGVGTFDVVGCPQPWLRPLLRLTGSEQAFFPEYGERIPFRIENHAHLDPFGRPSLTARREIFFPGRTRLFHDTTSYVDSGARRGLVDYLGRYRRLATDLNLSVTEDGRLRGVSEASRLFLGPLRLHLPGVVDAKAYAEQWWEPQENGSGRHRIQVKVIQPQLGMVLVYAGHFDYRLEQYSGGRSGPGYLPDPARPDRWEQRM, from the coding sequence GTGAGCACACCGATCTATCAGCTGGCCCTTGGAGATGCGTTCACCAGGTTGCAACCGCAGCTGCAGGAATACTTCTCGCTCGCTCCGGGGTACGGCCGGTTCGGCGTGGGCGTCGGCACGTTCGACGTGGTGGGCTGCCCGCAGCCCTGGCTGCGTCCCCTGCTGCGGCTCACCGGCTCGGAGCAGGCTTTCTTTCCCGAATACGGCGAGCGCATCCCGTTCCGGATCGAGAACCATGCGCACCTGGATCCGTTCGGACGCCCGAGCCTGACTGCCCGCCGGGAGATTTTCTTTCCCGGCCGCACGCGGCTCTTCCATGACACAACCAGTTACGTGGACTCCGGCGCCAGGCGGGGGCTCGTCGACTACCTTGGCCGGTACCGCCGGCTGGCCACCGACCTTAACCTCAGCGTCACGGAGGATGGCAGGCTGCGGGGCGTCTCCGAGGCATCGAGGCTGTTCCTCGGGCCGCTGCGGCTCCACCTGCCCGGAGTCGTCGATGCCAAGGCTTATGCCGAACAGTGGTGGGAGCCGCAGGAAAACGGGTCAGGCCGGCACCGGATCCAGGTCAAGGTGATCCAACCGCAACTCGGCATGGTGCTGGTCTATGCCGGGCACTTCGACTATCGGCTGGAACAGTATTCCGGCGGCAGGTCCGGCCCGGGTTATCTGCCGGACCCTGCGCGGCCGGACCGCTGGGAACAGCGGATGTGA
- the mtrA gene encoding MtrAB system response regulator MtrA, translating to MKARILVVDDDEALGEMIGIVLRNDGFEPVFCADGGQALEVFRSSKPDLVLLDLMLPGMDGIEVCRLIRAESDVPIVMLTAKADTSDVVRGLESGADDYVPKPFKPAELVARVRARLRPGDQKAPETLRIADVTIDVAGHLVSRGSERISLTPLEFDLLVALARKPWQVFTRELLLEQVWGYRHAADTRLVNVHVQRLRSKIERDPEAPEVVLTVRGVGYKAGS from the coding sequence ATGAAGGCACGCATTCTGGTAGTGGACGATGACGAGGCGCTGGGGGAGATGATCGGCATTGTGCTGCGCAATGACGGTTTTGAGCCCGTCTTTTGCGCCGACGGCGGGCAGGCCCTTGAGGTTTTCCGTTCGTCCAAGCCGGACCTCGTGCTGCTCGACTTGATGCTTCCGGGCATGGACGGCATTGAAGTGTGCCGCCTGATCCGTGCCGAGTCGGACGTCCCGATCGTCATGCTGACGGCAAAAGCCGACACGTCCGACGTCGTCCGGGGACTTGAATCGGGCGCGGACGACTACGTGCCGAAGCCGTTCAAGCCCGCCGAACTCGTGGCCCGCGTCCGGGCCCGGCTCCGGCCCGGAGACCAGAAGGCGCCGGAAACACTTCGTATCGCCGACGTCACCATCGACGTTGCCGGCCACCTCGTCAGCCGGGGCAGCGAGAGGATCTCGCTCACGCCGCTGGAATTCGACCTGCTGGTGGCCCTGGCGCGCAAGCCGTGGCAGGTCTTCACCCGGGAGCTCCTGCTGGAGCAGGTCTGGGGCTACCGCCACGCCGCTGATACGCGCCTGGTCAACGTCCACGTCCAGCGGCTGAGGTCAAAGATCGAACGTGACCCGGAAGCCCCCGAAGTTGTATTGACGGTCCGTGGTGTCGGCTACAAAGCAGGTTCCTGA